A genomic segment from Branchiostoma floridae strain S238N-H82 chromosome 7, Bfl_VNyyK, whole genome shotgun sequence encodes:
- the LOC118420131 gene encoding uncharacterized protein LOC118420131, producing MVYNDNGKPLGIRFYSFGSGEEDVEIMDARIIEGGAAGQMECTGGTVMKDGMCVEDCHPECNGCIPKSPGSKLDTECRLCRHFSIRLENGNTRCMAECPPGQKAAANGVTCICEDFSILDDDGHTRCVSTCPVTTHQMAADGVTCERKCNLYAPV from the exons ATGGTCTACAATGATAATGGTAAGCCATTGGGCATCCGATTCTACTCCTTTGGAAGTGGGGAAGAAGACGTAGAGATCATGGACGCCAGGATCATCGAGGGAGGGGCCGCAGGACAGATGGAATGTACAGGGGGAACTGTCATGAAGGACGGCATGTGTGTGGAAGACTGTCATCCGGAATGCAACG GATGCATTCCAAAGTCTCCTGGATCAAAGCTCGACACCGAATGCCGTTTGTGTCGGCACTTTTCTATTCGCCTGGAAAATGGAAATACCCGATGTATGGCAGAATGTCCGCCTGGACAAAAAGCGGCTGCAAATGGTGTGACCTGCATATGTGAGGACTTTTCCATCCTTGACGATGATGGACATACCCGATGCGTTTCAACGTGTCCTGTCACTACCCATCAAATGGCCGCCGATGGCGTGACCTGCGAACGTAAGTGCAACTTGTATGCCCCTGTGTAA
- the LOC118420132 gene encoding uncharacterized protein LOC118420132, translated as MDHCFEYRWLKRDSSWVVESAGTPRVYNRVTYDAAKVLDGNTGTYWNPMTHTGRYFNNWYIILDLAAPHTLTRIAINNRGDNDHDVAAFKLQKSQGNSPYNWEDVRSVSNVRKGTTQRQEFGGFRETAEYWRFVITRTHAGYQPYLKELNFQGFQAGANVALGMLAFQTTTRPDGGPARLAVDGNPSTRWTDGSCAHTQQEENPTWWVDLGQSYAVDSVVIFNVNRQEECCSDRINPFNIHIGDSNQVSTNPKCGGDHRIGLTMPSISVSCQGMRGRYVGIRLPGPSRVLTLCEVRVFSDGKVVLPGQTK; from the exons atggaccattgttttgagtatc GATGGTTGAAACGGGATTCGTCGTGGGTTGTGGAATCTGCCGGCACACCGCGGGTGTACAACAGAGTGACGTATGATGCCGCAAAAGTGTTGGATGGAAACACTGGAACCTACTGGAACCCCATGACGCATACCGGCCGATACTTCAACAACTGGTACATCATTCTCGATCTCGCAGCTCCTCACACTCTGACCCGCATCGCAATCAACAACAGAGGAGACAACGATCATGACGTTGCAGCCTTCAAGTTGCAAAAGTCGCAGGGTAATAGTCCGTACAACTGGGAGGACGTCAGGTCAGTTAGTAACGTAAGGAAGGGGACGACTCAGCGCCAGGAGTTCGGCGGTTTCCGGGAAACAGCAGAGTATTGGAGGTTCGTGATCACTAGGACGCACGCGGGCTATCAGCCATATCTCAAAGAACTGAACTTCCAAGGATTCCAAGCAG GTGCTAATGTCGCCCTGGGGATGTTAGCGTTTCAAACAACCACGCGTCCGGACGGCGGACCTGCCAGGCTTGCAGTAGACGGGAACCCCTCTACAAGATGGACAGATGGTTCCTGCGCACACACTCAACAAGAGGAGAATCCcacctggtgggtggatctcggtCAGTCGTATGCGGTTGATAG TGTGGTCATCTTTAACGTTAACCGTCAAGAGGAGTGTTGCTCGGACCgaatcaaccccttcaacatccacatcggcgATTCCAaccaggtcagcacgaacccTAAGTGTGGAGGTGACCATCGAATCGGCTTGACCATgccgtccatttccgtctcctgtcagGGGATGCGGGGACGCTATGTGGGCATCCGTCTTCCAGGGCCCTCCAGGGTACTGACCCTGTGCGAAGTCCGAGTATTTTCTG ATGGCAAGGTGGTACTTCCCGGACAGACTAAGTAG
- the LOC118420133 gene encoding CXXC motif containing zinc binding protein-like — protein sequence MKAFEKEESTPLKGGRGHANLVSKCKLCGRENNLDILQDSIQPYCADNTEEFRTMVVFECRGVEPVDFSPRVGFVAEGAESGLKFDEVELTEGEWMDYDENAQNPVGITELEHRFVKA from the exons ATGAAAGCCTTTGAAAAAGAG GAATCCACCCCACTGAAAGGAGGGCGCGGCCACGCCAACCTGGTCTCCAAATGCAAACTGTGCGGGCGCGAGAACAACCTCGACATCCTGCAGGACAGCATCCAACCGTACTGCGCCGACAACACCGAGGAATTCCGAACCATGGTCGTGTTCGAGTGCCGCGGGGTTGAACCCGTGGATTTCTCCCCCAGGGTGGGGTTCGTGGCGGAAGGAGCGGAATCGGGACTGAAGTTCGACGAAGTCGAGCTCACGGAGGGAGAGTGGATGGACTACGACGAGAACGCGCAAAATCCCGTGGGAATCACGGAACTAGAGCATCGCTTTGTGAAAGCGTGA